A genome region from Halorussus pelagicus includes the following:
- a CDS encoding 3-dehydroquinate synthase II, translating into MTRSVWLKADDAVGDWDARRKRITAGLEAGVDWVLVDAADVERVRELGEVNVAVFADGDAQVIDGSDSRAEADAYIVGKDGEGDGTVDLPNDFSGSADLSTLRRDDDRADGAYVRILNEDYEAFAEAAANEADYTIVVGEDWTIIPLENLIARIGEETDLVAGVTTAEEAKTAFETLEIGSDAVLLDTDSPDEIRETVEVRDEAERETLELDWAEVTTIERTGSADRVCVDTGSLMDHDEGMLVGSMSRGLFFVHAETAESPYVASRPFRVNAGAVHAYVRTPDGGTKYLAELKSGDEVQLVDTEGHTREATVGRVKIEKRPMFRVVAEFDDGDRVETLLQNAETIKVATSEGRKAVTDLEAGDELRVFREGGARHFGEAVEESIIEK; encoded by the coding sequence TGGGTACTGGTAGACGCCGCCGACGTGGAACGAGTGCGCGAACTCGGCGAGGTGAACGTTGCGGTGTTCGCCGACGGCGACGCGCAGGTCATCGACGGGAGCGACTCGCGGGCCGAGGCCGACGCCTACATCGTCGGCAAGGACGGCGAGGGCGACGGGACTGTGGACCTGCCCAACGACTTCTCGGGGTCGGCGGACCTCTCGACGCTCCGGCGCGATGACGACCGGGCGGACGGCGCGTACGTCCGCATCCTGAACGAGGACTACGAGGCGTTCGCCGAGGCGGCCGCCAACGAGGCCGACTACACCATCGTCGTCGGCGAGGACTGGACCATCATCCCGCTCGAAAACCTCATCGCGCGCATCGGCGAGGAGACCGACCTCGTCGCGGGCGTCACCACGGCCGAGGAGGCCAAGACCGCGTTCGAGACGCTGGAAATCGGGAGCGACGCCGTCCTGCTGGACACCGACAGCCCCGACGAGATTCGGGAGACCGTCGAGGTCCGCGACGAGGCCGAGCGCGAGACGCTCGAACTGGACTGGGCAGAGGTCACGACCATCGAGCGCACCGGGAGCGCCGACCGCGTCTGCGTCGATACGGGGAGTCTGATGGACCACGACGAGGGGATGCTCGTCGGGTCGATGTCGCGCGGCCTCTTTTTCGTCCACGCCGAAACCGCCGAATCGCCGTACGTCGCCTCCCGACCGTTCCGGGTCAACGCTGGCGCGGTCCACGCCTACGTCCGGACGCCCGACGGCGGCACGAAGTACCTCGCGGAACTGAAGTCCGGCGACGAGGTGCAACTCGTTGACACCGAGGGGCACACACGCGAGGCGACGGTCGGCCGAGTCAAAATCGAGAAGCGCCCGATGTTCCGGGTGGTCGCCGAGTTCGACGACGGCGACCGGGTCGAGACGCTCCTCCAGAACGCCGAGACCATCAAGGTCGCCACGAGCGAGGGGCGCAAGGCTGTCACCGACCTCGAAGCGGGCGACGAACTCCGGGTCTTCCGCGAGGGCGGCGCTCGGCACTTCGGCGAGGCGGTCGAAGAGAGCATCATCGAGAAGTAG
- a CDS encoding zinc ribbon domain-containing protein — protein MTRTNSEKRPWLGALLSFFLPGLGHVYLRKWLRSAMWFAFMVSAVLLFVPLPETAAASGDISAAFEAAMEATQDLGWETLLPIWVVRLFSSIDAYWLALQREPDEEEGEQCPYCGKPVDEELDFCQWCTTPLPEREGPNGPTESNAVSR, from the coding sequence GTGACTCGTACGAATTCCGAGAAGCGTCCGTGGTTGGGCGCACTGCTGTCGTTTTTCCTCCCCGGACTCGGCCACGTCTACCTCCGAAAGTGGCTTCGCTCGGCGATGTGGTTCGCGTTCATGGTCAGCGCCGTATTGCTGTTCGTCCCGCTCCCCGAGACGGCGGCCGCCTCGGGAGACATCTCGGCCGCGTTCGAGGCCGCGATGGAGGCGACGCAGGACCTCGGTTGGGAAACGTTGCTCCCCATCTGGGTCGTTCGCCTGTTCAGTTCCATCGACGCCTACTGGCTGGCGCTCCAGCGCGAACCCGACGAAGAGGAGGGCGAGCAGTGCCCCTACTGCGGCAAGCCCGTGGACGAAGAACTGGACTTCTGTCAGTGGTGTACGACGCCGCTTCCGGAGCGCGAGGGTCCCAACGGACCGACCGAAAGCAACGCCGTCTCGCGTTAA
- a CDS encoding type I 3-dehydroquinate dehydratase, with protein MNFEEFVLAASLTDLDAEARAREHADAVEFRMDLASDPLAALDDYDGRLPVLATNRAAWEGGEAEDDEGRLAQLAEAAELACVGAVDVELKSLTAGEGERVAERARRTGTSVVASVHNFERTPPKADLRGHLETATERADVGKLAVTAERRSDVLDLLAVTHEFDAAGERVATMAMGAPGRHSRAVAPLYGSAIGYAPVEPEDATAPGQYDLETLANLVEKLK; from the coding sequence ATGAACTTCGAGGAGTTCGTCCTCGCCGCGAGTCTCACCGACCTCGACGCGGAGGCCCGCGCCCGCGAGCACGCCGACGCCGTGGAGTTCCGGATGGACCTCGCCAGCGACCCGCTCGCGGCGCTCGACGACTACGACGGCCGACTACCCGTCCTCGCCACCAACCGCGCGGCGTGGGAGGGCGGCGAGGCCGAGGACGACGAGGGGCGACTCGCCCAACTCGCGGAGGCCGCGGAACTCGCCTGCGTCGGGGCAGTGGACGTGGAACTGAAGAGCCTCACCGCGGGCGAGGGCGAGCGCGTCGCCGAGCGCGCGCGCCGGACCGGAACGAGCGTCGTCGCCTCGGTCCACAACTTCGAGCGCACGCCGCCGAAAGCCGACCTGCGCGGGCACCTCGAAACCGCCACCGAGCGCGCCGACGTGGGCAAACTCGCGGTCACCGCCGAGCGTCGGAGCGACGTGCTGGACCTGCTGGCGGTCACCCACGAGTTCGACGCCGCGGGCGAGCGCGTGGCGACGATGGCGATGGGCGCGCCCGGTCGCCACTCGCGGGCGGTCGCGCCCCTCTACGGGTCGGCGATTGGTTACGCTCCCGTTGAACCCGAAGACGCGACTGCGCCGGGCCAGTACGACCTCGAAACGCTGGCGAACCTCGTGGAGAAATTAAAATAG